One part of the Mariniflexile litorale genome encodes these proteins:
- a CDS encoding biliverdin-producing heme oxygenase codes for MLNPSRTQDFLLHLKTQTAHIHKKLEYLPVSAMILSPSMEIKHYTRYLSLMYDVHKNLEATVFPLLSELIDTIKVRAKTPLIKEDLLFLHYNHQISKSVFKTHPLTIPFALGMLYVVEGSTLGGRFILKNIETVPGLDQGKGVSYFTGYGSSTGSMWKSFLNTLAQYEADNNCEPEIIEGALYAFECIYNHFLSANIDED; via the coding sequence ATGTTAAATCCCTCTAGAACACAAGATTTTTTGCTCCATTTAAAAACACAAACAGCCCATATACATAAGAAACTAGAATATTTACCAGTGTCTGCCATGATCCTTTCTCCTTCTATGGAGATAAAACATTACACACGCTATTTGTCTTTAATGTATGATGTTCATAAGAATTTAGAAGCAACGGTTTTTCCTTTACTTTCAGAGCTTATTGATACTATAAAGGTAAGAGCAAAAACACCATTAATAAAAGAAGACCTGTTATTTCTTCACTATAATCACCAAATTTCAAAATCTGTTTTTAAAACACATCCCTTAACAATACCTTTTGCATTGGGCATGCTGTATGTAGTTGAAGGGTCTACGCTTGGGGGGCGCTTCATATTAAAAAACATTGAAACCGTACCAGGACTTGACCAAGGAAAAGGTGTTTCCTATTTTACTGGATATGGCTCTTCAACGGGGAGCATGTGGAAATCATTTCTGAATACATTAGCTCAATATGAAGCTGATAACAATTGTGAACCGGAGATCATAGAAGGAGCCTTATATGCTTTCGAATGTATTTATAATCACTTTCTAAGCGCAAATATCGATGAAGATTAA